The Zalophus californianus isolate mZalCal1 chromosome 8, mZalCal1.pri.v2, whole genome shotgun sequence genome has a segment encoding these proteins:
- the MCFD2 gene encoding multiple coagulation factor deficiency protein 2 has protein sequence MRSLRLLRTPFLCGLLWAFCAPGAGAEEPGASFSHPGSVGLDKNTVHDQEHIMEHLEGVINKPEAEMSPQELQLHYFKMHDYDGNNLLDGLELSTAITHVHKEEGNEQAPPLSEAELINLIDGVLRDDDKNNDGYIDYAEFAKSLQ, from the exons ATGAGATCTCTGCGGCTGCTCAGAACCCCCTTCCTGTGTGGCCTGCTCTGGGCCTTTTGTGCTCCAGGTGCCGGGGCTGAGGAACCTGGGGCCAGCTTCTCCCATCCTGGCAGCGTGGGCCTGGATAAGAACACAGTGCACGACCAAGA GCATATCATGGAGCATCTAGAAGGTGTCATCAACAAACCAGAAGCAGAGATGTCCCCACAGGAACTGCAGCTCCATTATTTCAAAATGCATGATTATGATGGCAATAATTTGCTCGATGGCCTAGAACTCTCCACAGCCATCACTCACGTCCATAAGGAG GAAGGGAATGAACAGGCCCCACCACTGAGTGAAGCTGAACTGATTAACTTAATAGATGGTGTTCTGAGAGACGATGACAAGAACAATGATGGATACATTGACTATGCTGAATTTGCAAAATCACTGCAGTAG